The Solibacillus sp. FSL W7-1436 genome window below encodes:
- a CDS encoding alpha-ketoacid dehydrogenase subunit beta yields the protein MAQMTMIQAITDALRCELKNDENVLVFGEDVGVNGGVFRATEGLQKEFGVDRVFDTPLAESGIGGLAIGLALTGYRPVPEIQFFGFVFEVMDSISGQLARMRYRSGGTYNAPVTIRSPFGGGVHTPEMHSDSLEGLMAQSPGLKVVIPSTPYDAKGLMIASIRDDNPVIFLEHLKLYRSFREEVPEESYTIELGKADVKREGKDLSIIAYGLMVHESLKAAEELEKEGYSVEVIDLRTIQPLDIETIIASVEKTGRAIVVQEAQKQAGIAANVVAEITERAILSLEAPVLRVAAPDTIYSFPQAEGVWLPTYKDVMETAKKVLTF from the coding sequence ATGGCACAAATGACAATGATTCAAGCAATTACAGATGCATTACGTTGCGAATTAAAAAATGACGAGAACGTTTTAGTATTCGGTGAAGACGTTGGTGTAAACGGCGGGGTATTCCGTGCAACAGAAGGTCTTCAAAAAGAATTCGGCGTTGATCGTGTATTTGATACGCCGCTTGCAGAATCAGGAATCGGTGGTTTAGCAATTGGTTTAGCGTTAACTGGATACCGTCCAGTACCTGAAATTCAATTTTTCGGCTTCGTATTCGAAGTAATGGATTCAATCAGCGGGCAATTGGCTCGTATGAGATACCGTTCAGGCGGTACGTATAATGCGCCAGTAACAATCCGTTCTCCATTTGGCGGTGGTGTTCATACGCCTGAAATGCACTCGGATTCTTTAGAAGGGCTGATGGCTCAATCACCAGGATTAAAAGTTGTTATCCCATCAACACCATATGATGCAAAAGGTTTAATGATCGCTTCGATTCGTGATGATAATCCGGTTATTTTCTTAGAGCATTTAAAACTTTACCGATCATTCCGTGAAGAAGTTCCGGAAGAGTCATATACGATTGAATTGGGTAAAGCAGATGTGAAACGTGAAGGGAAAGACCTTTCTATCATTGCTTACGGCCTAATGGTTCACGAAAGTCTAAAAGCGGCAGAAGAGTTGGAAAAAGAAGGCTACTCAGTAGAAGTAATCGATTTACGTACAATTCAGCCGTTGGATATCGAAACAATTATTGCATCTGTTGAAAAAACAGGTCGTGCAATTGTTGTTCAGGAAGCGCAAAAGCAAGCAGGTATTGCGGCAAATGTAGTCGCAGAAATTACAGAACGTGCGATTCTATCATTGGAAGCACCAGTATTACGTGTTGCTGCACCAGATACAATCTATTCATTCCCGCAAGCGGAAGGCGTATGGTTGCCTACGTATAAAGATGTAATGGAAACTGCAAAGAAAGTCTTAACATTCTAA
- a CDS encoding dihydrolipoamide acetyltransferase family protein: protein MAFTFRLPDIGEGIHEGEIVKWFVKPGDQVKEDDILAEVQNDKAVVEIPSPVDGTVEEIYVEEGTVAIVGDALIRFDAPGYEDLKLKGDDHHESNESNKTEAQVQSTAEAGQDVKKEETKTDKSADTAQPEAPAETEKTASPSETETSGKRIIAMPSVRKYAREKGIEIQQVSGTGKNGRVLKEDIESFLNGGQQSASETEEVKETQQPQAEEKQAAPVALEGEFPETREKMSGIRKAIAKAMVHSKHTAPHVTLMDEVDVTELVAHRKQFKDIAAEQGVKLTYLPYVVKALISTLRKYPDFNRSLDDATQEIINKHYYNIGIAADTEKGLLVPVIKHADRKSVFGLSQEINELAVKARDGKLAPHEMKGASMSITNIGSAGGQWFTPVINHPEVAILGIGRISEKPVIKNGEIVAAHVLALSLSFDHRMIDGATAQNALNHLKRLLSEPQLLLMEA, encoded by the coding sequence ATGGCATTTACGTTTCGTTTACCAGATATTGGAGAAGGTATTCATGAAGGTGAAATCGTCAAATGGTTCGTTAAACCTGGCGATCAAGTAAAAGAAGACGATATTTTAGCAGAAGTTCAAAATGACAAAGCAGTCGTTGAAATTCCGTCACCAGTTGATGGTACAGTAGAAGAAATCTATGTAGAAGAAGGAACGGTTGCGATTGTCGGGGATGCCTTAATCCGCTTTGATGCACCAGGCTATGAAGATTTAAAACTAAAAGGTGATGACCACCACGAATCAAATGAATCGAATAAAACAGAAGCACAAGTACAGTCTACTGCTGAGGCTGGCCAAGATGTGAAAAAAGAAGAAACTAAAACGGATAAAAGTGCAGATACTGCTCAGCCGGAAGCTCCTGCTGAAACAGAAAAAACTGCATCACCATCTGAAACAGAAACTTCAGGCAAACGCATTATCGCAATGCCTTCTGTTCGTAAGTATGCTCGTGAAAAAGGTATAGAGATTCAGCAAGTTTCAGGCACAGGCAAAAACGGCCGTGTGTTAAAAGAAGATATTGAGAGCTTCCTGAACGGTGGTCAACAGTCGGCTTCTGAAACAGAAGAGGTTAAAGAGACACAACAACCACAAGCAGAAGAGAAACAAGCTGCTCCTGTAGCACTTGAAGGCGAGTTCCCTGAAACACGCGAAAAAATGAGCGGTATCCGCAAAGCGATCGCAAAAGCGATGGTGCATTCAAAACATACAGCTCCGCACGTAACGTTAATGGATGAAGTGGACGTAACAGAACTTGTTGCACACCGTAAACAATTTAAGGATATTGCAGCAGAACAAGGTGTTAAATTAACGTATTTACCGTATGTTGTGAAAGCTTTAATCTCGACTTTACGTAAATATCCTGATTTCAACCGTTCACTTGATGATGCAACACAAGAAATTATTAATAAACATTACTATAATATTGGTATTGCGGCTGATACAGAAAAAGGTTTATTAGTTCCTGTAATTAAACATGCTGATCGTAAGTCTGTGTTTGGCTTGTCTCAGGAAATTAATGAATTGGCTGTAAAAGCGCGAGATGGTAAGCTAGCACCGCATGAAATGAAAGGTGCGTCAATGTCGATTACAAATATCGGTTCAGCTGGTGGACAATGGTTTACACCGGTAATTAACCATCCTGAAGTGGCAATCTTAGGAATTGGGCGTATTTCAGAGAAACCAGTAATAAAAAATGGTGAAATTGTAGCAGCACATGTGTTAGCATTATCATTGAGCTTTGATCATCGAATGATCGATGGAGCGACTGCACAAAACGCTTTAAATCATTTAAAACGTTTATTAAGTGAGCCGCAACTATTATTAATGGAGGCGTAA
- the lpdA gene encoding dihydrolipoyl dehydrogenase, which yields MVVGDFPIELDTLVVGSGPGGYVAAIRAAQTGQKVTIVERGALGGVCLNVGCIPSKALISVGHRFENAQHSDDMGVTASEVKLDWSKAQAFKDGVVKKLVGGVEGLLKGNKVDIVKGEAYFVDANTVRVIDGDNAQTYTFKNAILATGSRPIEIPTFKFTKRVVSSTGALSFPEVPGKLVVIGGGYIGTELGSAYANLGSQVTIIEGGKDILAGFEKQMTQIVKKGLKKKGVEVVVNASAKGVEENENGVVVTYEAGGEEKTVEADYVLVTVGRRPNTDEMGLEEVGIKFAERGLLEVDKQSRTSVSNIYAIGDIVAGPQLAHKASYEGKVAAEAIAGEPSEVDYLAIPAVCFTDPEMATVGYSEEQAKAEGLEVKAAKFPFAANGRALALNETEGFVKLVARKEDGLLVGAQIVGVGASDMIAEMATAIEGGMTAEDIALTIHAHPTLGEITMEAAEVLLGNPIHIVTK from the coding sequence ATGGTAGTAGGAGATTTTCCAATCGAACTAGATACTCTTGTAGTAGGTTCTGGCCCTGGTGGTTATGTAGCAGCAATCCGTGCAGCACAAACAGGTCAAAAAGTAACAATCGTTGAACGTGGAGCATTAGGCGGGGTATGTTTAAACGTAGGTTGTATCCCATCAAAAGCTTTAATTTCAGTAGGTCACCGCTTTGAAAATGCCCAACATTCTGATGATATGGGTGTTACAGCATCAGAAGTGAAATTAGACTGGTCTAAAGCACAAGCATTCAAAGACGGCGTTGTTAAAAAATTAGTTGGCGGCGTTGAAGGCTTATTAAAAGGAAACAAAGTAGATATCGTAAAAGGTGAAGCATACTTCGTGGATGCAAACACTGTACGTGTTATCGACGGCGACAATGCTCAAACTTATACATTCAAAAACGCTATTTTAGCAACAGGATCTCGTCCTATCGAAATCCCGACATTTAAATTTACAAAACGTGTAGTAAGCTCAACTGGTGCATTATCATTCCCTGAAGTACCAGGTAAATTAGTTGTTATCGGTGGCGGTTACATCGGTACAGAGCTTGGTTCAGCTTATGCTAACTTAGGTTCTCAAGTAACAATTATCGAAGGCGGTAAAGATATTTTAGCTGGTTTCGAAAAACAAATGACGCAAATCGTTAAAAAAGGTCTTAAGAAAAAGGGCGTTGAAGTTGTAGTAAACGCATCTGCTAAAGGCGTAGAAGAAAACGAAAATGGCGTAGTCGTTACTTATGAAGCAGGCGGCGAAGAAAAAACTGTTGAAGCAGATTACGTATTAGTAACTGTAGGTCGTCGTCCGAATACGGATGAAATGGGCTTAGAAGAAGTAGGTATTAAATTCGCAGAACGCGGATTATTGGAAGTAGACAAACAAAGTCGTACTTCAGTATCGAACATCTATGCAATCGGTGATATCGTTGCAGGTCCACAACTTGCTCACAAAGCTTCTTATGAAGGTAAAGTTGCTGCAGAAGCAATTGCTGGTGAACCATCAGAAGTTGACTACTTAGCAATTCCGGCAGTATGCTTCACAGATCCAGAAATGGCAACTGTAGGCTACTCTGAAGAGCAAGCAAAAGCGGAAGGTTTAGAAGTGAAAGCTGCTAAATTCCCATTCGCTGCAAACGGTCGTGCATTAGCATTAAACGAAACAGAAGGTTTCGTGAAACTAGTAGCGCGCAAAGAAGACGGCTTATTAGTTGGTGCTCAAATCGTTGGTGTTGGTGCTTCTGATATGATCGCTGAAATGGCAACTGCTATTGAAGGCGGTATGACTGCAGAAGATATCGCATTAACTATCCACGCACACCCAACTTTAGGTGAAATTACAATGGAAGCTGCTGAAGTTTTACTAGGCAACCCAATCCATATTGTAACTAAATAA
- a CDS encoding CidA/LrgA family protein — MEIIRTIAQIGIIILFYLAGEFIVSITGIIIPGSIIGLVILWLALYFKILNVKYIQKGASFMLAFLTLFFIPSTVAVINYPELLTISGGLFVLAVIISTIFALVVTGKISKLIERKERKMKEEENIAASTANSIHHK, encoded by the coding sequence ATGGAGATAATTCGTACTATTGCCCAAATTGGCATTATCATATTATTTTATCTCGCTGGAGAATTTATCGTTTCTATTACAGGGATCATTATACCGGGGAGTATTATCGGGTTGGTTATATTATGGCTTGCACTCTACTTTAAAATTTTAAATGTAAAATACATACAAAAAGGTGCAAGTTTTATGCTGGCATTTTTGACATTGTTTTTTATTCCTTCGACAGTGGCCGTCATCAATTATCCTGAACTGCTCACGATATCAGGAGGGCTTTTCGTTTTAGCTGTCATAATCAGTACAATATTTGCGCTGGTTGTTACAGGGAAAATCAGTAAATTAATAGAAAGAAAGGAACGCAAAATGAAGGAGGAAGAGAATATTGCTGCATCTACTGCTAATTCTATTCATCATAAGTAG
- a CDS encoding LrgB family protein, with amino-acid sequence MLHLLLILFIISSTVLLFVLLNRLYLKVGHPFLLPILTATCITVIILLVFNIPYETYMEGGQWISKMLGPAVVALAFPLYNQRELIFKYKYSIITSIIVAMLAGLVSVVALLILFGSSKDFILTSLPKSLTTPVAMQVSEIVGGIPPLTAVMVMVAGFTGAILGPVLFKLFKIDTAISRGVAMGSASHGVGLTKLKEYSEEDLSIGSLSMGLSAVVGAFIIPLISMYLF; translated from the coding sequence TTGCTGCATCTACTGCTAATTCTATTCATCATAAGTAGCACTGTTCTTCTTTTTGTATTGTTGAACAGGCTGTACTTGAAGGTGGGGCATCCATTTTTATTGCCTATTTTAACCGCGACTTGCATTACGGTCATTATCCTACTGGTTTTTAATATTCCATATGAAACGTATATGGAAGGAGGACAATGGATTTCCAAAATGCTTGGTCCGGCAGTCGTAGCATTGGCGTTTCCTTTATACAACCAGCGGGAGCTTATCTTCAAATACAAATACTCGATTATTACGAGCATTATTGTCGCAATGCTCGCAGGTCTGGTCAGCGTTGTAGCATTACTGATACTTTTCGGTTCGAGCAAAGATTTTATACTTACTTCATTACCGAAATCATTGACAACACCTGTAGCAATGCAAGTAAGTGAAATTGTTGGGGGAATACCGCCGCTGACTGCCGTAATGGTAATGGTCGCCGGGTTTACTGGCGCCATTTTAGGTCCGGTATTATTTAAACTATTTAAAATTGATACTGCAATCAGTCGAGGTGTCGCTATGGGAAGTGCATCGCATGGTGTCGGATTGACAAAATTAAAAGAGTACAGTGAAGAAGATTTATCAATCGGGTCGCTTTCTATGGGGCTTAGTGCGGTTGTGGGGGCCTTCATTATTCCGCTTATTTCGATGTATTTATTTTAA
- a CDS encoding aminotransferase class I/II-fold pyridoxal phosphate-dependent enzyme encodes MSQLETPLFDALLKHRNRHPIQFHIPGHKKGQGMDPAYREFVGDNVLSIDLINIAPLDDLHAPKGVIMQAQNLAAEAFGAEHTFFSVQGTSGAIMTMIMTVVGPGDKIIVPRNVHKSIMSAIVFAGAIPIFIHPEVDSELGISHGISPESVERALTTYPDAKAVLVINPTYFGFVADLKRIVEIVHARNIPVIVDEAHGVHIKFHDELPLSAMQAGADMAATSTHKLGGSMTGSSVLNVREGLVTAKRVQAVFSMLTTTSTSYPLLASLDTARRQLAVHGYDLLDEAIRLAKDARKRINTIPHLHCVGREKLGTSATFDMDPLKLLICVKDLGITGHVAEEWLRQNANLEVELSDLYNILCLVTIGDSKKEINLLVNALTRMSKNFESEASITETNVQIPEIPALAMTPRDAFYAQTESIPLAQAEGYICAEFIMVYPPGIPIFIPGEIITQSNINFIKMNIEAGLPVQGPEDSTLKNIRVIKERKAIY; translated from the coding sequence TTGTCACAGTTAGAGACTCCTTTGTTTGATGCATTACTTAAGCATCGCAACAGACACCCTATCCAGTTCCATATCCCAGGCCATAAAAAAGGGCAAGGAATGGATCCAGCTTACAGAGAATTTGTGGGCGACAACGTTTTATCAATTGATTTAATCAACATTGCTCCACTAGATGATTTACACGCTCCTAAAGGTGTGATTATGCAAGCGCAAAACCTTGCTGCTGAAGCCTTTGGTGCTGAACATACATTTTTTTCCGTGCAAGGTACTAGTGGCGCCATCATGACGATGATTATGACTGTCGTCGGTCCAGGCGATAAAATTATAGTACCGCGGAATGTACATAAATCGATTATGTCAGCGATTGTTTTTGCAGGTGCTATTCCTATTTTTATTCATCCGGAAGTTGACAGCGAGCTCGGAATTTCTCATGGTATTTCACCTGAGTCTGTTGAGCGTGCATTGACGACATATCCAGATGCGAAAGCCGTGCTTGTCATCAACCCGACATATTTCGGTTTTGTTGCAGATTTAAAGCGCATTGTCGAAATTGTACATGCACGTAATATTCCAGTTATTGTCGATGAAGCACATGGCGTTCATATAAAATTCCATGATGAGTTGCCGCTATCTGCAATGCAAGCCGGTGCAGATATGGCTGCTACGAGCACACATAAGCTTGGAGGCTCCATGACAGGCAGTTCTGTCTTAAACGTCAGAGAAGGCCTTGTAACAGCTAAAAGAGTTCAGGCAGTATTTTCTATGCTGACAACGACATCGACTTCCTATCCGTTACTGGCGTCTTTAGATACGGCACGTCGCCAGCTTGCTGTCCATGGATATGACTTACTGGACGAAGCAATCCGTTTGGCAAAAGATGCCCGTAAACGCATTAACACGATTCCGCATCTACATTGTGTAGGGCGCGAAAAATTAGGAACTTCCGCTACATTTGATATGGATCCATTAAAGCTGTTAATTTGTGTAAAAGATTTAGGTATTACCGGACATGTTGCAGAAGAGTGGTTGCGTCAAAACGCAAACTTGGAAGTAGAGTTGTCCGATCTATACAATATTTTATGCTTAGTAACAATTGGTGATTCGAAAAAAGAGATTAATTTACTTGTTAATGCTTTGACTCGTATGTCGAAAAACTTCGAATCGGAAGCATCGATTACTGAAACAAATGTTCAAATCCCTGAAATACCTGCTCTTGCCATGACACCGCGTGATGCATTTTATGCTCAGACAGAAAGTATTCCTCTTGCACAGGCAGAAGGATATATTTGCGCAGAATTTATCATGGTGTACCCACCGGGCATTCCTATTTTTATTCCCGGGGAAATAATTACACAAAGCAATATTAATTTTATAAAGATGAATATTGAAGCTGGTCTCCCTGTTCAAGGTCCCGAAGACAGTACATTAAAAAATATTCGTGTTATCAAAGAGCGGAAAGCGATTTATTAA
- a CDS encoding NAD(P)H-dependent flavin oxidoreductase: MKWQTKVTDLLQIQYPIIQGGLAYLAYSELAAAVSNAGALGQITAMSLPSPEALKEEIKKVRDMTDRPFGVNFAIGMHGKGYEKMIEVAGEMDVPVVTITGGNPAPIFDILKDASCKKLVLVAAKRQAQKAEQLGADAVMVVGQEGGGHLGRDDVGTMVLVPQVVDSVSIPVIASGGIGDGRGWMAAHALGAEGIEMGTRFIATKECVHASQAYKQALMDSEETDTTIIKRSIGAPARVIRNAFTDEILEVEQKTPTYEALKSYISGEANKNFIYDGHATKGFGWAGQVTGLIQDVPSVEELIQRMVVQAEKIRLKWGQ; encoded by the coding sequence ATGAAATGGCAAACAAAAGTAACTGATTTATTGCAAATTCAATATCCTATTATTCAAGGCGGATTGGCGTACCTGGCCTATTCTGAGCTTGCTGCGGCGGTTTCGAATGCAGGAGCATTAGGACAGATTACCGCGATGAGCTTACCATCGCCGGAAGCATTAAAAGAAGAAATAAAAAAAGTGAGAGATATGACAGATCGGCCATTTGGAGTAAACTTTGCGATAGGAATGCATGGAAAAGGATACGAAAAGATGATTGAAGTAGCCGGTGAAATGGATGTACCTGTAGTAACAATTACCGGGGGAAATCCTGCCCCGATATTCGACATATTAAAAGATGCATCGTGTAAAAAGCTCGTACTTGTTGCTGCAAAACGACAGGCACAAAAAGCAGAGCAGCTGGGAGCGGATGCAGTAATGGTTGTCGGGCAAGAAGGCGGAGGCCATTTAGGCAGAGATGATGTAGGAACAATGGTTCTCGTACCGCAAGTAGTCGATAGTGTTTCGATTCCGGTTATCGCTTCAGGGGGAATCGGAGACGGCCGCGGATGGATGGCGGCACATGCATTAGGGGCGGAAGGAATTGAGATGGGTACACGCTTTATTGCGACAAAAGAATGTGTCCACGCTTCACAAGCATATAAACAGGCACTGATGGATAGTGAAGAAACAGACACAACGATTATTAAACGCTCAATCGGTGCACCTGCCCGAGTTATCCGCAATGCATTTACAGATGAGATTTTAGAAGTGGAGCAAAAAACGCCTACATATGAAGCGCTGAAATCATATATTAGCGGTGAAGCAAACAAAAATTTCATTTACGATGGCCATGCAACAAAAGGTTTCGGGTGGGCAGGCCAAGTGACGGGATTAATTCAGGATGTACCGTCAGTGGAAGAATTAATTCAGCGTATGGTTGTACAAGCGGAAAAAATCCGTTTAAAATGGGGACAGTAA
- a CDS encoding UPF0223 family protein yields MEYSYPLSTDWTTDEMVDVVRFFEVVELAYEKGAKRELVMARYKRFKEIVPSQAEEKTICREFEQASSYVPYRVVKLAKELTDGQIVRM; encoded by the coding sequence ATGGAATATTCATACCCATTATCAACGGACTGGACGACAGATGAAATGGTGGATGTTGTACGCTTTTTTGAAGTTGTTGAATTGGCATACGAAAAAGGAGCAAAGCGTGAACTGGTCATGGCACGTTATAAACGTTTTAAAGAGATTGTACCTTCCCAGGCGGAAGAAAAAACGATCTGCCGTGAATTTGAACAGGCAAGCTCATATGTACCATATCGCGTCGTTAAACTGGCAAAAGAATTAACGGATGGACAAATTGTAAGAATGTAA
- a CDS encoding YktB family protein: MSIVKWTKEDFQVFDIDGLDERMEALTTIIRPKFNELSETFPGYFSAQTGEEFFGHVAKHARRTVNPPKDSWVAFAPYKRGYKALPHFQIGLWGTHLFIVVAVIYEAPQKEEMAQRLLKNMQVIKDLSDDFVLSGDHMQPDTISLKEARTEKLEQLLIRLRDVKKGEFLIGRRIPADEAIKLSAEQFLQLAEQTFDELLPVYEIIKG; the protein is encoded by the coding sequence ATGAGTATTGTCAAATGGACTAAAGAAGACTTCCAAGTATTTGATATTGACGGTCTGGATGAACGTATGGAAGCTTTAACAACAATTATCCGCCCAAAGTTCAATGAGCTATCAGAAACATTTCCAGGGTATTTCAGTGCACAAACAGGAGAAGAGTTTTTTGGTCATGTAGCCAAACATGCCCGCCGTACTGTAAACCCGCCAAAAGATTCCTGGGTTGCATTCGCTCCTTATAAGCGTGGTTATAAAGCTTTGCCGCATTTCCAGATTGGGTTATGGGGTACGCATCTTTTCATCGTCGTTGCAGTGATTTACGAAGCGCCTCAAAAAGAGGAAATGGCACAGCGCTTACTGAAAAATATGCAAGTGATTAAAGATTTATCCGATGATTTCGTACTTTCCGGCGATCATATGCAGCCGGATACGATATCTTTAAAAGAAGCGCGCACCGAAAAGCTTGAACAGCTTCTTATACGCCTGCGTGATGTAAAAAAAGGAGAATTTCTTATTGGGCGTCGTATACCTGCAGATGAGGCAATTAAATTGTCTGCAGAACAATTTTTACAATTGGCTGAGCAAACATTTGATGAGCTTCTCCCTGTGTATGAAATCATCAAAGGTTAA
- a CDS encoding inositol monophosphatase family protein, with the protein MDIKKLDEFAKEIIFEAGKNIRAAFSYNIEIETKSNPNDLVTNIDRETELFFIEKIKAFNPDHRILGEEGMGENVESLEGVVWIIDPIDGTMNFVKQHRHFMITIGIYVDGVGVLGYIFDVMREDLFNAIAGVGAWYNDSPLRKLQPVKIEEAVIGINANWVTPNNRINHGKIIELVRKVRGTRSYGSAAMEIAFVVSGKLDAYMSMRLAPWDIGGGVIIAKEVGAIATNLKGKDFDYLSKDTFLIANPSIHQLILDKYIEEKK; encoded by the coding sequence ATGGATATAAAAAAATTGGATGAATTTGCAAAAGAAATAATTTTTGAAGCAGGAAAAAATATTCGAGCAGCATTTTCCTATAATATTGAAATCGAAACAAAGTCGAATCCCAATGATTTAGTAACGAATATAGATCGGGAAACGGAATTATTTTTTATTGAAAAAATAAAGGCATTTAATCCGGACCATCGTATTTTAGGTGAAGAAGGAATGGGCGAAAATGTTGAAAGTCTTGAAGGTGTTGTGTGGATTATCGATCCGATTGACGGCACGATGAATTTTGTGAAGCAGCATCGTCATTTCATGATTACAATCGGTATTTATGTTGATGGTGTCGGAGTATTAGGTTACATATTTGATGTAATGCGGGAAGATCTATTTAATGCAATTGCAGGGGTAGGGGCATGGTATAACGATTCTCCACTGCGGAAGCTGCAGCCGGTCAAAATCGAAGAGGCGGTAATCGGCATCAATGCTAACTGGGTTACACCGAATAATCGCATCAATCACGGAAAAATTATCGAACTTGTTCGCAAGGTACGCGGTACACGTTCATACGGTTCTGCCGCAATGGAAATCGCCTTTGTTGTAAGCGGAAAGCTGGATGCCTATATGTCCATGCGTCTTGCACCATGGGATATTGGCGGGGGAGTCATCATTGCAAAAGAGGTAGGAGCAATCGCCACTAATTTAAAAGGCAAAGATTTCGATTATTTATCGAAAGATACATTCCTAATCGCAAATCCTTCTATTCATCAGTTGATTTTGGATAAATATATTGAAGAAAAAAAATAA
- a CDS encoding DUF5325 family protein: MNKAKFVMFIYALAAILSMISIGFAFSLVFMTGPKYETTGWIGVILGVIVMCGVFGMAFKTKRKFRDQGLL; this comes from the coding sequence ATGAATAAAGCAAAATTTGTGATGTTTATTTACGCATTAGCTGCAATCCTTTCAATGATTAGCATTGGATTCGCATTCTCACTTGTTTTCATGACAGGACCAAAGTATGAAACTACCGGCTGGATCGGTGTTATTTTAGGTGTTATCGTTATGTGCGGAGTCTTCGGTATGGCATTTAAGACAAAACGTAAATTCAGAGATCAAGGTTTACTATAG